In Vibrio tritonius, the following are encoded in one genomic region:
- the trhO gene encoding oxygen-dependent tRNA uridine(34) hydroxylase TrhO, whose amino-acid sequence MTDYVVCALYKFVRLEDYVELREPLKTLMEEHQIRGTLLLANEGINGTVASTREGINALLAWFKSDSRLADIVYKESFDKEQPFNRTKVKLKKEIVTLGVEGIDPRHVVGTYVKPKEWNQLISDPEVFVVDTRNDYEISIGTFQNAVNPKTESFREFPQYVAEHMDPSKNKKVAMFCTGGIRCEKSTAFLKEQGFDEVYHLEGGILKYLEEVPEEESLWKGDCYVFDGRVAVNHQLEKSDYDMCNACRLPITHEDTLSPKYEKGVSCPHCFDKHSDEQKARFREREKQVQLATQRGEVHVGGAADDVILQRRQEKLARKEQQRKAK is encoded by the coding sequence ATGACAGATTACGTAGTGTGCGCGTTGTACAAGTTTGTACGTCTTGAAGATTATGTTGAACTTCGTGAGCCACTGAAAACATTGATGGAAGAGCATCAAATCCGCGGTACTTTGCTGCTGGCTAATGAAGGCATTAACGGCACAGTAGCATCAACCCGCGAGGGTATTAATGCTTTGCTGGCATGGTTTAAATCCGATTCTCGTTTGGCTGACATCGTTTACAAAGAGTCATTCGATAAAGAGCAGCCATTTAACCGTACTAAAGTAAAACTGAAAAAAGAGATCGTTACCCTAGGTGTAGAAGGCATTGACCCTCGCCATGTGGTTGGAACATATGTAAAACCCAAAGAATGGAATCAACTGATTTCTGATCCAGAAGTATTTGTGGTTGATACACGTAACGATTATGAAATCTCGATTGGCACGTTCCAAAACGCAGTCAACCCTAAAACAGAATCGTTTCGTGAGTTTCCTCAGTATGTTGCTGAACATATGGATCCGAGCAAAAACAAGAAAGTTGCGATGTTCTGTACCGGTGGTATCCGCTGCGAAAAATCCACCGCTTTTCTGAAAGAGCAGGGCTTTGATGAGGTGTATCACTTAGAAGGTGGTATTCTCAAATATCTTGAAGAAGTGCCAGAAGAAGAGAGCTTATGGAAAGGGGATTGTTATGTGTTCGATGGACGCGTAGCGGTCAATCATCAGCTTGAGAAAAGCGATTACGATATGTGTAACGCATGTCGTTTGCCAATTACGCATGAAGACACCTTGTCACCTAAATATGAGAAAGGGGTAAGTTGCCCACACTGCTTTGATAAGCACTCTGATGAGCAAAAAGCCCGTTTTCGTGAACGTGAAAAGCAAGTGCAATTGGCTACTCAACGCGGTGAAGTGCATGTAGGCGGTGCCGCCGATGATGTGATTTTGC
- a CDS encoding mechanosensitive ion channel family protein, with amino-acid sequence MDAIIDFYTNHQLVIVETLRNLVLAVVILFIAVVMAKLVRKGVMASFMKISNGDELVSRLFARVASYAIYLLALVIILDLFGVNTTSLVALVGATGLAIGLALKDTLSNIAAGIMLLILKPIKKGEFVEYAGFSGTVRDIGLFTTILETGDGLYISSPNRVVSGATIKNYTRNSRRRMDITVGISYEDSIETGLNVLKELALSHEAVLQDPAPKVLVQMLADSSVNLQLRAWCTVDTYWDTYWSIQRQVKPKIEEAGLSIPFPQRDVHLTVTNKEGVTLN; translated from the coding sequence ATGGACGCAATAATCGATTTTTATACAAATCACCAATTGGTGATTGTCGAGACGCTAAGGAACTTAGTCTTGGCGGTGGTGATTTTGTTTATCGCTGTTGTAATGGCCAAGTTGGTACGCAAGGGCGTTATGGCGAGCTTTATGAAAATTAGCAACGGTGACGAACTTGTATCTCGACTGTTTGCTCGTGTAGCGTCATATGCCATCTATCTATTGGCACTGGTCATCATTTTGGATCTTTTTGGTGTAAATACGACAAGTTTGGTGGCTTTAGTTGGTGCAACAGGCTTGGCAATAGGTCTAGCGCTTAAAGATACGTTAAGTAATATTGCTGCAGGTATTATGCTGCTGATTCTTAAGCCAATCAAAAAAGGTGAGTTTGTTGAATACGCGGGTTTTTCCGGTACCGTACGTGATATTGGTTTGTTCACGACTATTTTGGAAACGGGGGATGGCCTCTACATTTCGAGTCCAAACCGTGTCGTATCGGGGGCAACAATTAAAAACTACACCCGTAATAGTCGTCGCCGTATGGACATCACGGTGGGGATTTCATACGAAGATTCCATTGAAACGGGTTTAAATGTACTAAAAGAACTGGCTCTGAGCCACGAAGCTGTACTCCAAGATCCTGCACCAAAAGTGCTTGTACAAATGTTGGCCGACAGTTCAGTGAATCTGCAATTGCGAGCTTGGTGTACGGTCGATACATACTGGGATACGTACTGGAGTATTCAGCGTCAGGTTAAACCCAAAATTGAAGAAGCGGGCTTGTCTATTCCATTCCCACAACGCGATGTGCATCTTACTGTGACCAATAAAGAAGGGGTAACTCTTAACTAA
- a CDS encoding L-lactate dehydrogenase has protein sequence MNFEADSIKVARQTGVTMSLSQSKLAIIGMGHVGCALAHHLTIGNLCDELILIDHLKEKAWAEAEDLKHSLGFSENRMNIYAGDYSDCIDADIVVLSVSAPNVGVTTRLDMLDKASRIVSDIVPQVMQSGFAGIFIVITNPVDAISYLVHKLSGLPPHRVMGTGTSLDSARLRHFLADTMGVDPRSVEAMCLGEHGDSQMIPWSQVTVGAKKFSEILHDNPERLQGIDIHKVQQEISQIAYKIVHAKGATNFGIAAVAARMIKAIVRDSNTVMPVSVMLNGEYGESDVYTGVPAVITCNGIKELVTYHLEEHELAEFKQSLQLLKRVNQQMMASFNNEELCE, from the coding sequence ATGAACTTTGAAGCAGACAGCATCAAAGTAGCAAGACAAACAGGAGTGACAATGAGCTTGAGTCAAAGTAAATTGGCCATTATCGGTATGGGTCATGTGGGCTGTGCCTTGGCACACCATCTCACCATCGGCAATCTTTGTGATGAATTGATACTGATCGATCACCTCAAAGAAAAAGCTTGGGCGGAAGCGGAAGATTTAAAACACTCACTAGGCTTCTCTGAAAACCGCATGAACATTTATGCGGGTGATTACAGTGACTGTATAGATGCCGATATTGTGGTTCTTTCCGTTTCAGCGCCCAATGTTGGCGTCACTACTCGCCTTGATATGCTTGATAAAGCATCACGCATCGTAAGCGATATTGTTCCGCAAGTGATGCAAAGTGGTTTTGCTGGCATCTTTATCGTTATTACCAATCCCGTCGATGCTATTTCCTACTTGGTGCACAAACTTTCAGGCTTGCCTCCCCACCGAGTCATGGGAACAGGAACATCGCTAGACTCCGCTCGCTTAAGGCATTTTTTGGCAGACACCATGGGCGTAGATCCGCGTAGCGTGGAAGCCATGTGCTTAGGTGAACACGGCGATTCACAGATGATTCCATGGAGCCAAGTTACCGTCGGTGCCAAGAAATTTAGTGAAATCCTGCATGACAATCCTGAACGTTTGCAAGGGATTGATATCCACAAAGTGCAACAGGAAATAAGCCAAATCGCCTATAAAATTGTGCATGCTAAAGGCGCTACTAATTTCGGTATAGCGGCAGTAGCAGCACGAATGATAAAGGCAATTGTGCGCGATAGTAATACCGTCATGCCTGTATCGGTGATGCTCAATGGCGAATATGGTGAGTCTGATGTCTACACTGGCGTCCCAGCAGTAATTACCTGCAACGGAATTAAAGAACTGGTCACCTACCATCTTGAAGAACATGAGCTGGCGGAATTCAAACAATCGCTTCAACTACTTAAACGGGTGAATCAGCAGATGATGGCCTCATTCAATAATGAAGAACTGTGCGAGTAA